Sequence from the Fragaria vesca subsp. vesca linkage group LG4, FraVesHawaii_1.0, whole genome shotgun sequence genome:
NNNNNNNNNNNNNNNNNNNNNNNNNNNNNNNNNNNNNNNNNNNNNNNNNNNNNNNNNNNNNNNNNNNNNNNNNNNNNNNNNNNNNNNNNNNNNNNNNNNNNNNNNNNNNNNNNNNNNNNNNNNNNNNNNNNNNNNNNNNNNNNNNNNNNNNNNNNNNNNNNNNNNNNNNNNNNNNNNNNNNNNNNNNNNNNNNNNNNNNNNNNNNNNNNNNNNNNNNNNNNNNNNNNNNNNNNNNNNNNNNNNNNNNNNNNNNNNNNNNNNNNNNNNNNNNNNNNNNNNNNNNNNNNNNNNNNNNNNNNNNNNNNNNNNNNNNNNNNNNNNNNNNNNNNNNNNNNNNNNNNNNNNNNNNNNNNNNNNNNNNNNNNNNNNNNNNNNNNNNNNNNNNNNNNNNNNNNNNNNNNNNNNNNNNNNNNNNNNNNNNNNNNNNNNNNNNNNNNNNNNNNNNNNNNNNNNNNNNNNNNNNNNNNNNNNNNNNNNNNNNNNNNNNNNNNNNNNNNNNNNNNNNNNNNNNNNNNNNNNNNNNNNNNNNNNNNNNNNNNNNNNNNNNNNNNNNNNNNNNNNNNNNNNNNNNNNNNNNNNNNNNNNNNNNNNNNNNNNNNNNNNNNNNNNNNNNNNNNNNNNNNNNNNNNNNNNNNNNNNNNNNNNNNNNNNNNNNNNNNNNNNNNNNNNNNNNNNNNNNNNNNNNNNNNNNNNNNNNNNNNNNNNNNNNNNNNNNNNNNNNNNNNNNNNNNNNNNNNNNNNNNNNNNNNNNNNNNNNNNNNNNNNNNNNNNNNNNNNNNNNNNNNNNNNNNNNNNNNNNNNNNNNNNNNNNNNNNNNNNNNNNNNNNNNNNNNNNNNNNNNNNNNNNNNNNNNNNNNNNNNNNNNNNNNNNNNNNNNNNNNNNNNNNNNNNNNNNNNNNNNNNNNNNNNNNNNNNNNNNNNNNNNNNNNNNNNNNNNNNNNNNNNNNNNNNNNNNNNNNNNNNNNNNNNNNNNNNNNNNNNNNNNNNNNNNNNNNNNNNNNNNNNNNNNNNNNNNNNNNNNNNNNNNNNNNNNNNNNNNNNNNNNNNNNNNNNNNNNNNNNNNNNNNNNNNNNNNNNNNNNNNNNNNNNNNNNNNNNNNNNNNNNNNNNNNNNNNNNNNNNNNNNNNNNNNNNNNNNNNNNNNNNNNNNNNNNNNNNNNNNNNNNNNNNNNNNNNNNNNNNNNNNNNNNNNNNNNNNNNNNNNNNNNNNNNNNNNNNNNNNNNNNNNNNNNNNNNNNNNNNNNNNNNNNNNNNNNNNNNNNNNNNNNNNNNNNNNNNNNNNNNNNNNNNNNNNNNNNNNNNNNNNNNNNNNNNNNNNNNNNNNNNNNNNNNNNNNNNNNNNNNNNNNNNNNNNNNNNNNNNNNNNNNNNNNNNNNNNNNNNNNNNNNNNNNNNNNNNNNNNNNNNNNNNNNNNNNNNNNNNNNNNNNNNNNNNNNNNNNNNNNNNNNNNNNNNNNNNNNNNNNNNNNNNNNNNNNNNNNNNNNNNNNNNNNNNNNNNNNNNNNNNNNNNNNNNNNNNNNNNNNNNNNNNNNNNNNNNNNNNNNNNNNNNNNNNNNNNNNNNNNNNNNNNNNNNNNNNNNNNNNNNNNNNNNNNNNNNNNNNNNNNNNNNNNNNNNNNNNNNNNNNNNNNNNNNNNNNNNNNNNNNNNNNNNNNNNNNNNNNNNNNNNNNNNNNNNNNNNNNNNNNNNNNNNNNNNNNNNNNNNNNNNNNNNNNNNNNNNNNNNNNNNNNNNNNNNNNNNNNNNNNNNNNNNNNNNNNNNNNNNNNNNNNNNNNNNNNNNNNNNNNNNNNNNNNNNNNNNNNNNNNNNNNNNNNNNNNNNNNNNNNNNNNNNNNNNNNNNNNNNNNNNNNNNNNNNNNNNNNNNNNNNNNNNNNNNNNNNNNNNNNNNNNNNNNNNNNNNNNNNNNNNNNNNNNNNNNNNNNNNNNNNNNNNNNNNNNNNNNNNNNNNNNNNNNNNNNNNNNNNNNNNNNNNNNNNNNNNNNNNNNNNNNNNNNNNNNNNNNNNNNNNNNNNNNNNNNNNNNNNNNNNNNNNNNNNNNNNNNNNNNNNNNNNNNNNNNNNNNNNNNNNNNNNNNNNNNNNNNNNNNNNNNNNNNNNNNNNNNNNNNNNNNNNNNNNNNNNNNNNNNNNNNNNNNNNNNNNNNNNNNNNNNNNNNNNNNNNNNNNNNNNNNNNNNNNNNNNNNNNNNNNNNNNNNNNNNNNNNNNNNNNNNNNNNNNNNNNNNNNNNNNNNNNNNNNNNNNNNNNNNNNNNNNNNNNNNNNNNNNNNNNNNNNNNNNNNNNNNNNNNNNNNNNNNNNNNNNNNNNNNNNNNNNNNNNNNNNNNNNNNNNNNNNNNNNNNNNNNNNNNNNNNNNNNNNNNNNNNNNNNNNNNNNNNNNNNNNNNNNNNNNNNNNNNNNNNNNNNNNNNNNNNNNNNNNNNNNNNNNNNNNNNNNNNNNNNNNNNNNNNNNNNNNNNNNNNNNNNNNNNNNNNNNNNNNNNNNNNNNNNNNNNNNNNNNNNNNNNNNNNNNNNNNNNNNNNNNNNNNNNNNNNNNNNNNNNNNNNNNNNNNNNNNNNNNNNNNNNNNNNNNNNNNNNNNNNNNNNNNNNNNNNNNNNNNNNNNNNNNNNNNNNNNNNNNNNNNNNNNNNNNNNNNNNNNNNNNNNNNNNNNNNNNNNNNNNNNNNNNNNNNNNNNNNNNNNNNNNNNNNNNNNNNNNNNNNNNNNNNNNNNNNNNNNNNNNNNNNNNNNNNNNNNNNNNNNNNNNNNNNNNNNNNNNNNNNNNNNNNNNNNNNNNNNNNNNNNNNNNNNNNNNNNNNNNNNNNNNNNNNNNNNNNNNNNNNNNNNNNNNNNNNNNNNNNNNNNNNNNNNNNNNNNNNNNNNNNNNNNNNNNNNNNNNNNNNNNNNNNNNNNNNNNNNNNNNNNNNNNNNNNNNNNNNNNNNNNNNNNNNNNNNNNNNNNNNNNNNNNNNNNNNNNNNNNNNNNNNNNNNNNNNNNNNNNNNNNNNNNNNNNNNNNNNNNNNNNNNNNNNNNNNNNNNNNNNNNNNNNNNNNNNNNNNNNNNNNNNNNNNNNNNNNNNNNNNNNNNNNNNNNNNNNNNNNNNNNNNNNNNNNNNNNNNNNNNNNNNNNNNNNNNNNNNNNNNNNNNNNNNNNNNNNNNNNNNNNNNNNNNNNNNNNNNNNNNNNNNNNNNNNNNNNNNNNNNNNNNNNNNNNNNNNNNNNNNNNNNNNNNNNNNNNNNNNNNNNNNNNNNNNNNNNNNNNNNNNNNNNNNNNNNNNNNNNNNNNNNNNNNNNNNNNNNNNNNNNNNNNNNNNNNNNNNNNNNNNNNNNNNNNNNNNNNNNNNNNNNNNNNNNNNNNNNNNNNNNNNNNNNNNNNNNNNNNNNNNNNNNNNNNNNNNNNNNNNNNNNNNNNNNNNNNNNNNNNNNNNNNNNNNNNNNNNNNNNNNNNNNNNNNNNNNNNNNNNNNNNNNNNNNNNNNNNNNNNNNNNNNNNNNNNNNNNNNNNNNNNNNNNNNNNNNNNNNNNNNNNNNNNNNNNNNNNNNNNNNNNNNNNNNNNNNNNNNNNNNNNNNNNNNNNNNNNNNNNNNNNNNNNNNNNNNNNNNNNNNNNNNNNNNNNNNNNNNNNNNNNNNNNNNNNNNNNNNNNNNNNNNNNNNNNNNNNNNNNNNNNNNNNNNNNNNNNNNNNNNNNNNNNNNNNNNNNNNNNNNNNNNNNNNNNNNNNNNNNNNNNNNNNNNNNNNNNNNNNNNNNNNNNNNNNNNNNNNNNNNNNNNNNNNNNNNNNNNNNNNNNNNNNNNNNNNNNNNNNNNNNNNNNNNNNNNNNNNNNNNNNNNNNNNNNNNNNNNNNNNNNNNNNNNNNNNNNNNNNNNNNNNNNNNNNNNNNNNNNNNNNNNNNNNNNNNNNNNNNNNNNNNNNNNNNNNNNNNNNNNNNNNNNNNNNNNNNNNNNNNNNNNNNNNNNNNNNNNNNNNNNNNTGTTATGATATTAGGTCAATTAGTCATGTGCTTGGCACGTGCTTTAGCTAAATTGGTCTATATGTAGCTACTGAACCTTCTCTGTTCTTTGATATATCAGTATTTCTTTTATTTTCTTCTTCTTTCTTCCTTCTGTTCTCCCTCTTCTCTATTCTCAGGGGTAAAACCTTAACATTTTGTGTTCTGCTTAGGAATTGTTTTGTTTATTTTCTTTTGCACTAAGCTCCTCTCCACCGCCTGCCTACCGCCTACCAACTTTCAGAATATTATTACATTAGCAACTTGATTAAGGATCCTTGTGGCAAGGGATACACAGCTGATCGGACATCAAGTTTGTTATGGCTTAGTTTTTTTTTTTTTTTTTTTTTCTTTTCCCGATGGTTTTATAATTGCAGTTTACCTAGATCGACCGTAATGGGTTGCAAAGGCTACCCGTGTTCGTCTTTTGCAAGAAAAAGCTCCGGGGGTTTCTTGTTGATATGATCATCGATCCAACAACCATACGTATTTGATAATACAATGTGTGGAGTTGTTGAACCAGATGTTTGGTTCAGTTTTTCAGGGTTTGCATGTGTGCTTATCAATATAAAGGAGCTACTGCTCCGTTTTTCAAGTAAAAAAAAAAAAAAAAAAAAAAAACCAGATGTTTGGTTCTCACTTGGGATTTAGGAAAGCTCTACAAAATGTGCAGTATAGTGTAATACATATTACCAGGAACAAATGCAAACATCCAAATAGTCATTATACTCTTACTCTTGTTGCTTCTTCTCAAAATAATAATAATAAGGGCAAATAATAATAGTAATAATAGTAATGTTACTCTTGCTGCTAGAAAGTCTTTGGTACTTCCCATTTATAACTTTCTGCTCACCAGTGGCATCAGATCATTCCGAACTCCCGCAGTCATAATATGGGAGTAATGGGACACATGGTGAAACAAGTTGAAAAACTAGGGATTGAAGAAAAAGTTACTCATCATCTGATAAACAAACTATATCTGTGGATCCACTAGATGATTCAAGTCTTGAACCATTCTGTGTTGAACGCCAACTACGTGAAGATGGATAACCCGTGTCGGTAAGCAACTCCAGTGCAGATGCACTACGAAGAGCTGGCAATCCTTCCGTAGTTTCACGGTGACGGACCATATTACTAGGAACAAATTGCTGTGTGAGGAGCAAAGGTCGTTGAGTAGGAGGAGGAAGTGATGGGGGAGACGGAGGAGAAGTAGTGTGTTGCTGCTGATTTAATATAACCCCACATTGTTGATAGACAGGACCGGTACCAGTGACGGATAATGAAGGTTCCCCAGCAATTTCATGATCATGTTGCATATTGTAGGGATCAGAAATTTGTGTTGGTGTCGGTTGTTGTGAGATAAAAAGTTCCGGGAGAGACGATGAAAGTGAGTTTCTTTGTGACTGATGATTAGATGACCCTTCTTCATGAGAGAAAGCACTGGTACCTCCAGTAAAGGGTATTGAAGGTCTACAAGGTTGATCTTGGAGAGGGGCTCGAATCTCAACTCTACCTTGAGGTCCTCCTGTCAAAGAGAAGGAACTGATGTGGGGATGACTTGCTGGATTGGTCAAAGAAAAGACAGGAGGAGTAGGCAAAAACTCAACACTTTGTCTCAGTGGAGCTGTATAGTGTGGAATGGTTGCCAATGCAAGTGGAGTTGACTGTCGGCAAGCTGCAGGAGGGTTGGCTGAAGATGAACCGGAAACTAGAGAAGGCATTTGTGCATTTTGCTGCATATATGACCAAACCAGTTGGCGGTCAACAGTATAGTTCCCACCTGCCATGAAGATAAAGGTGAGGAGCATAAGAGCAATGAGACAGAAGAATGCATGGAAAGAAATGCATGATGCATAAGAGGATAGACACAAAAGCTAACTTTCAGTTTCTTGAAGTCCCTTCTTTGCCATGTAAGAAATGGATAAAATTGTATATACAAAACTATGTCAATCTGTAAGGTAGCTCTCACATGCCCCAGAATAAAAGTCCATCAGTTCCTTGGGAAAAACTAACATACCTAACAGAGCTATTATTGAATCAAGAACTCAAAAACCAATCCACAATGTAACCGATGGGTTACTACATAAATAGAGTGATATTTTTAAGTAGGACCATTTGGGAACTGCAAGGGCACGTTTCTCTTGGGCTACATATTCTGATTATGCTTATCCTAGATTGGCAGGCTTACCATATAGAGCACCAGCATTCGCATGTTTGGAGAGGGTAGGAGAGTAGGACTAAGATATAAGTATATAACCCAAACAAAAATTAGAATCAAACATATTACTGATAATAGTTAATCACCCAGAAGCAGATGACAATCAAGCAAATCAATCAATCAGAATCGGGCAATCAACTGTCAACTTCTAGTCCTCTTTCTCTGAATTTGATTTTGTAAAACCAAAGCATACGCTAATGATATTATGATAATCCTAAAGGGGATCTATGACCTTCCATACAAAATAAAAATAAAACTATGATCCTAACTCTAATCCTCAGAATATGATATTAAAGAGAGAAAGAAAATTTAATTTTCAGAAAGTGAACTTAGAAGTTTCATACCATGATGCACTCCAGATGAACTTGAACCTGTAATATCCATGACATTGGACTTGAAAGCCAGATCCCAAGCACAAGCCAGCAACATATGGATTAATACTTTTTTGTGAATTGCAAGCAAATCTTCCTTTTTAAGGATAAATTCCGCTTCTATCTGTTGGAGCTTGGTCTCATACTCTTGACAAATTTCAGCTTTCAATTCCTCTATCCCCTTCTCCATATCAGATTTCAATTGCAGCTTCTGTTCATGACCAAAATTGTTTTTATCATTTAAAAACATGCACCAAAAAAAAAAAAAAAATAATATATATATATACAGACTTTATCTTCATGAGACTTGAGGCTTTCTTCTCTTTCTCTTTCCAATCTTTCCAATTCATGTTGAAGCAATTCACAGTTGAAAGGAAGAAGCAAATGAGATGTAACAAATGTAGGTCTTGTGTGTGAGAAAGGTATATCAAAACCATTAGTAGGTGCATGAGCTCGCTGATTCAAGGAAAAACTTGTCAGAGGTTGTGAAACAGTTTGTTCAGAAAGAGCAGGGAGACGGGAATAAAATTGCATTGCCACTTGGAGAACTTGATTGAAGTCAGAGTCTTCACCACTTGGCTGAACTTCAATTTCGTCGTGGAAAGGATTTTCCATGGGTTGACCAGTATTCTGATTTACGCAAGCTTGTGCTGCACTTGATGTGGCCATATCAGTACCTTGGTCTTGGTCTGCCTGGAAAACTATAAATTTGTCAGTATCTCAAAGGCTATCTTCTCCTTTTTGCAGGATCAACTTTTAACAATAAGACTGTCCTCCTAACAGAGAAAGGACCAAGAGACAAAACAAAACTGTAGAATATTGATCAACCTGTTGTTAGTATGAAGATCTAGGATCTCGTCTTAATTTTCAGGACATATAAGACAAACTAGTTCAAAGAAAAACGAAGTTAAACATTCAATGTCATTTTAATTTCCAGAGAAAAATGATCAAAACAATGAAACACATATAACTTCACAACATTAAACAATGCTAAACCTGATGTGCTTTCAGTGAAACTACCAAGAACCAAGGCTATTAGAGGCTGTACCGTGGGTGAACTTTCCAGGGGCATTTCCTGATAAGAGATTCCATTGACTGCAGAATCAACTAAGTTCTGCTGACTGACCTGAGTTGTACTAGTAGAAGCCAAACACTGTGCTTCACCGTTCTGTTTCCCTGAGGCGCTTACCGGGATTTGATTTTCAAATGAAGATGAATGCACGGACACAAGATTCCCTTGGTCCTCACCCAAACTTGCATAGATATTGGACTCTTTATCAAGCACTCCAGCTTCAGCCACTTTATCTTGCACAGTCGCTACCCTCATTACTGGATTTTGTTCTTCAGATGAAGGTGGGATCACAGGTACACCATTATGAAAATCATGACCTGAGCTGATAGTCTCGTGCACTACACTGTTCTCCTTTCCTGTGGCGCTTTTAAACATCTGTGGTAAATGCATTGCAACAAGATTCCCGGGGCCATTATCCAACATGACATGCCCCCCTGTTTCAGCCTCTTTATCTTGCATAGTCGCTAGACTAAATACATGAACTTGTTCCTCACCTGAAGGTACTATCTCAGACACCACATTACACAAATCACGACTTGTACTGACGGTCTCATGCAACCCCTCTGGATTAGGATTATCTTCTACATAAGTTGGATTCAAAAGAAGGGGTCTCTGTGGACCATCGACTAAATTGACAGTTTCGGCCACTTCTAAACTGACCTCTGCACCGGCAATGGGTAATGGGTTTGTATTGTGAAGGCATTTGTCAAATGAATGAAGACTGGGGGTTATAACTGTAGTTAGAGCAGGCATAGAGCAGACATTTTCAGTAACATCCAGCAGAACCTCCGCACTGTCAGAAGTGCCTCCAATATTAATTAGGCCTTTGGCACCAGAGCTTACAGATACAAAATTCTCTTGACCATGAGAAAACTTGCCAGAATTTTTCATGCTCATAACATCAGTAAACAAACCAGCCACAGAAGTCATTGGATCTAATGCAGAATCGGAACTCACGGGGCAAACTGGAGCCATTGCTGTAATGTGGACACTGCATGCTACAGCTTTATCAGTAACATGTTCAGCTGTTTGAGGCAGTACCATCACCACCCCATTCGTGATATGTACAGATTCAGGTGCCTCTAAAGATGGCCTATATAATAATTCATCACGAGCCCATTTTTTCAACTCTTCTACCCAAATGTTCTCCTTCTCCTTTAACTTTCTCGTTGCTTCCAGCTGCAATTTCTTGAGAAGTTCAAGACGCATTTCAATTTGGTGTTTATGGTCTTCCACTTCTTTTCGTTGTTCAACTTCCCACATCTTATGCTTACTTGTCCTCAGCAATATATTTCCCCACATACAAGTTTGAATAACAATGGACTCCATTTTGTGCTTGAATTCCAGGTTTTCCGCCTCTTCCTTGTACCTTCTCAAAATTTCACTTCTCTCTTTCCATTGCTTATCATCAAATTTTTTCAACTTCTTTTTAAACTTTTTCTGAATTTGTTTGATACTCTTTGACACATCCTTTTGTGCTGTATATTCTTGATCTAGTGACAAGCCTCCAATCTCTGATGTGAATTTCTGGGAAGAATGAGAAACCTTTGAATTTGAGCGGTCCTCTAAAGGATATCTACTAGATGTACAGTATAACAACCTACTTTTCAGACACTGCAGCATGGCATACACAAAGTCCACCTCGTCCTTTGTGCAATTGAAGTTAAGATGCTTCTTCGCACAGGCAAGGGATTCTTTGTGATTGACTTTCTGCTTCAGCAATGAAGCTGCGGTCCAACACTAGAATTTACAGACAGCAGTGAGTTGGTTAAACACAATTAAAGTGGCATTCTAGATGAACTCATAACTGTAGAGTATAACGAGAATAGTAAATTAGATGATTAAGAGTAGCATGTTGCTGCTACACCTACACCCAAGACTGAAGTATATATGCACCAATAAAAACAAGGATGTGCAGCATGTGCCACATCCTGGCATGCCTTCAAACTGTTGCACACTAGTGGTCATTTAATAGGTTTACTCGATTTGCTACTCTCTAAGGTGCCGTTTAGTATTAAGACCTAAAAAACACTACCCTAGTACCCTAGGCTGGCTACTGTAGTTACCCGTCATAATGCAACTCGGATAATTGTTACATGACGTGCTTTCTTGAAGCAAATGAAATTAAATCTATTCAGAAGAGACTCACAATCACCATCACATACTCAAAACATATGTTTAGATAGCATTTAAGAAAAAGGAAGATGATTCTAACCAGAGATATCTGAAACGCCTGCAACATTGTTGATTCTCTGTTAATAAGGTGGCTATTGATAACATATTCAAGAAGAATTTCAACGAAACTCATGGCAGCATCCTACATTATAAAATAATCAATGAAAATATGATTAAAATCTAGAGCAGAATTTTACTGAGAAGAATTAGTGGAATATTGAGTTAAAAGGAGCACACTAGAACAGATGTAAAAAGTAAAATGTTGTAAGCAGGATATCAAATTCATACTGAGAGTTGTAGGATTCCACACAGTTTTCTTGTGTCCGGCCCCAAAAGAGGATGGAGGTCCTTCTGGGCCTCAAGCAATTTTATTCTCTCTTCAGATTCAAGCATGTTATCTTCTGGTGTTGCTATGGTATTTCTCCCCAAATTATCTGAAGTAGAGGCAGAGCTTCGATCAAAAATGTTATTTCCACTAGCCAACCTAGGGAAAAATTAGAGAGGAGGCATTACCTTCTGGGGTTACAAAACCTCACACATTTTTCAGAAATAAAATTGTGAGTTCATTCAATATACATGCTGACGATCCAGTTATTGGCAAAATACCATGATGATTTAGAATAACAGCATGCAATGCACTAAGCATTTATTTAGCATTCATGCATTAGTATTTTGGCACATGTTTTCATTGATTGTCTCACATCCAAGTATCTTTCACATTCATGTATGAGGTTATTTAGCAGTTGTGCATCATTTTGGAGTCATTACTGATCAAAACTCTTGCACTTTGTTGCGTTTGTTCATCATCCCCACGTTTATCATGTCTATTACTCTATCAAACTTCTAAGTTTGGTTCACTAAGGCAGTTAGCTTGTTGAATATACAAAGCTATTCTACTAGTTTTACGATACTGTTCATCACATGGCAAAAGAAAAGGGAAAAACAAATAACTTCAGAAAGTTTGCAATTGAGTACACATAAACTACAAACAATAACTGCAAGAAATTGTGGCCAAAATGCATCAATATCCGTAATTTAACAGACTTTTCTATATCTTTTTCTTCATTTTATCACTTTGTAATCTCGTCTTGTCAAATTGAGCTCCTTGATATCCATATCGTTAGAGTAACTTGTTCAAAATTATAGTTTTAAATTTCTTTTGTTCAAATTCTTTTGATTTCATATATTGGTTTTCGAACCAGTCAAATGAGTTGTCCACACATGTACGATACCGATTTGGTTTTCAATCTGGGAACCAAAAAAAAAAATCCAAAATCTAAAGTACAAATAAAGTTAATGGAATTGAACTTAAAAAGTGCAAACTTGGTCTACCACTCCACCCCCTTAAATTTAGATTTGGGGAAAACTGACCCCAAAACACTACCTCTCTTGTTCCATGAACTCTCCACAAAAGATCAAAATATACAGAAATTTCTGAGCGTGGGTCAGTAAGAAAAACAAGCTCAAGCTTTACAAATAGGGATGTCCTTCGTCTCCTAGAAATGAAACTTGAAAATTCAGAAGCACCTAAGAGAAATCATTTAAAACACAGATGGGTTTGTTCTTACCAAGGACATGTTTGAAGCTGAAGAATCCTTAGTTGGAGGTTCAAGAAATGGCAGCTTCGGATCTCTGACTCACTGAAACCTGAACAGAGGGACCAGAGGGACGAACTGGAACACCACGTGAAAGTTTGGGACTTTGATCAGGGTCGAATGCTAAAACAAAAAAGAGAAGGGAAAGGAGGTGTTGAGGGCTCCACAAGGCTTTTAGGAGATTTGTGTCAGTTCAGATTGGCAAAGTACAAGAAGGATGGGCGGGAGGGACAAGCAATAATAATGGCATATGGGAGTGTAAGTATTGGGTCCCACTTCAACCTGTATAGCAGGCTAGCAGCTTGTTTCGGAAGTTATCTGCAGTTTTATAATTCTTTCTAAAACTGAAAATACCAATTCTGGACACCGTGTTTGTTTTGTTTTTTTTTTATTGAGAAATTTTATTCACACGTTATAAAATATTAGATACACATCTCTTATTTCATACCTCTAACATTATATTTTGTGGGAATGTTAAATTTGATCAAGTATAAACAGTAGAGCTAAAGAGATCTAGTAACAGAATAGAGAATCATCATCTTATTCATTGATATGAACCATTTATATAGGGAATTACAAAGTACTAATATGGTAATAATAAGAAATACATAATCTTATTCTAACTACATATCCTGATAGCATAAGGTCAAGGCACACATATGGAATATCCTAGAACACTCCCTCTTGTGTCACGCGCCGGTATGCCGGTGGTGTTTATATGTCGCCTCGTTAAAAACCTCGTCAAGTAACAAAAACCTTATGGGAGAAAAACTAAACATTGGTCGTAAGAGAAAAAGAGTATGATGCACCCTTCACATTTGATAATGACATGTATGTATGTGCTAGATTCCCCTGAAGTTCGCACCTCCCCTTGATCTTTACATCAATCATAGGGCTCTTCTTGATTTTTACTAATCACGGAAGTTTCAATAACTTAGCATGTCAATGCTCTTTAACATGTCTTCAAATGTGGCATTGGGCAATAATTATCTAGATCATGTCGTATTGTCCTCAAACATGGCATAGGAAATGATTAACTAGATCATGCCGTATAGTCCTCTAACATG
This genomic interval carries:
- the LOC101295797 gene encoding uncharacterized protein LOC101295797, with product MRVATVQDKVAEAGVLDKESNIYASLGEDQGNLVSVHSSSFENQIPVSASGKQNGEAQCLASTSTTQVSQQNLVDSAVNGISYQEMPLESSPTADQDQGTDMATSSAAQACVNQNTGQPMENPFHDEIEVQPSGEDSDFNQVLQVAMQFYSRLPALSEQTVSQPLTSFSLNQRAHAPTNGFDIPFSHTRPTFVTSHLLLPFNCELLQHELERLEREREESLKSHEDKKLQLKSDMEKGIEELKAEICQEYETKLQQIEAEFILKKEDLLAIHKKVLIHMLLACAWDLAFKSNVMDITGSSSSGVHHGGNYTVDRQLVWSYMQQNAQMPSLVSGSSSANPPAACRQSTPLALATIPHYTAPLRQSVEFLPTPPVFSLTNPASHPHISSFSLTGGPQGRVEIRAPLQDQPCRPSIPFTGGTSAFSHEEGSSNHQSQRNSLSSSLPELFISQQPTPTQISDPYNMQHDHEIAGEPSLSVTGTGPVYQQCGVILNQQQHTTSPPSPPSLPPPTQRPLLLTQQFVPSNMVRHRETTEGLPALRSASALELLTDTGYPSSRSWRSTQNGSRLESSSGSTDIVCLSDDE